In a single window of the Streptomyces sp. NBC_00285 genome:
- a CDS encoding NaeI family type II restriction endonuclease: MTRLILQPIGEICSNDDGEEHLLLAPEDDTELQSVAGWLNNHPVDEIYTDAIRNAIDYVLDGGRTGRFDLLSPEVHPGERASVGAKLEYEILRGFNLPKTKPLDTHITEIPVDMKATVGANWAIPTEAHCRLCICTQMQLKNNRHRSWLVRAHRSWLYRGKGNKDQKRGLAVHAREHWSLPLYNWTELPINPLRYLTEEQAAEVLGAKPGQVERMLKMFQYLEGRVIPRNVFLTVGAGKQDPMRRARQLRDRAAQQGLTVLCGTWPESREQAAARGISLKTGEWIALREDAGHADQGPKSQSS, encoded by the coding sequence TTGACAAGGCTGATCCTTCAACCAATTGGAGAGATCTGCTCCAACGATGACGGCGAGGAGCATCTGCTGCTGGCGCCAGAGGACGATACGGAACTTCAGTCTGTTGCGGGCTGGTTGAATAATCACCCAGTGGACGAGATCTACACCGATGCAATCCGGAATGCGATCGACTATGTACTCGACGGCGGGAGAACAGGCAGGTTCGACTTACTGTCGCCTGAGGTGCATCCAGGTGAGCGAGCTTCTGTGGGGGCCAAGCTTGAGTACGAGATCCTTAGAGGCTTCAACCTGCCGAAGACCAAACCGCTAGACACCCACATCACCGAAATCCCAGTAGACATGAAGGCAACCGTCGGTGCGAATTGGGCAATCCCCACCGAGGCGCACTGTCGCCTATGCATCTGCACGCAGATGCAACTCAAGAACAACAGGCACAGGTCATGGCTCGTTCGCGCGCATCGGTCATGGCTCTACCGCGGCAAGGGAAATAAGGATCAGAAGCGCGGTCTCGCCGTGCATGCACGCGAACACTGGAGTCTGCCGCTCTACAACTGGACTGAGCTACCCATCAACCCACTGCGCTACTTGACCGAGGAGCAGGCCGCCGAAGTTCTCGGTGCGAAACCTGGTCAGGTTGAGCGGATGTTGAAAATGTTCCAATACCTTGAAGGCAGAGTCATTCCGAGGAACGTCTTCCTGACTGTAGGCGCAGGCAAACAGGACCCGATGCGACGCGCGCGTCAACTGAGGGACAGAGCAGCCCAACAGGGGCTAACCGTCCTGTGTGGCACCTGGCCAGAGTCACGGGAACAGGCTGCCGCACGCGGCATCTCCCTCAAGACTGGTGAATGGATTGCCCTGCGTGAGGACGCAGGGCACGCCGATCAAGGACCCAAATCACAGTCCAGTTGA
- a CDS encoding NaeI family type II restriction endonuclease — MTLFEHFGPAPGVFDDPELMLVRQHLLSLDPEGVRFARVLRDTIDQLLDGEHTGRFDWNDLHKTEKTHAGTLTEINLLREFGFASGDDLDYLIEGIEVDCKFSQKQYGWMIPPEALDEICLVVWADDHKGLWSAGLLRADRARLTISGNVTKKGNRDGKFRLTKDHRSLVCWLWPEAPLEENLLLHIDKQTQAAILNAGAGSKRSPGQAKVNELFRKAQGRRINRTVIRTLARQKDYMKRVRYNGGAREKLRNEGILICGDYPNHQAVAAQLGLPVPQEGENVSIRIVEAKPHHEGQPRVLLEGRHWVKATPDDPEERAPLLPETKKKPGTDD, encoded by the coding sequence GTGACTCTCTTCGAGCACTTCGGTCCGGCACCAGGTGTCTTTGACGATCCGGAACTGATGCTCGTACGCCAGCACTTGCTCTCGCTCGACCCGGAGGGTGTGCGCTTCGCACGTGTCCTGCGAGACACCATCGACCAGCTTCTGGATGGGGAGCACACAGGCAGGTTCGACTGGAACGACCTGCACAAGACCGAGAAGACCCATGCGGGGACCCTCACCGAGATCAATCTTCTGCGTGAGTTTGGATTCGCCAGTGGCGATGACCTGGACTACCTGATCGAGGGGATCGAGGTCGACTGCAAATTCTCCCAGAAGCAGTACGGCTGGATGATCCCGCCGGAGGCACTTGATGAGATCTGCCTCGTCGTCTGGGCAGACGACCACAAGGGGCTGTGGAGTGCGGGACTACTACGCGCCGACCGCGCTCGGCTCACGATCAGCGGGAACGTGACGAAGAAGGGCAACCGGGACGGCAAGTTCCGGCTCACGAAGGACCACCGTTCCCTCGTGTGCTGGCTCTGGCCCGAGGCACCTCTGGAGGAAAACCTTCTGCTTCACATCGACAAGCAGACTCAGGCAGCCATCCTCAACGCTGGGGCAGGATCAAAGCGCAGCCCTGGGCAGGCGAAGGTCAATGAGTTGTTCCGCAAGGCACAAGGACGCCGGATCAACCGCACAGTGATCCGCACCCTAGCTCGGCAGAAGGACTACATGAAGCGTGTGCGGTACAACGGAGGTGCGCGTGAAAAACTCCGCAATGAGGGCATCCTCATCTGCGGCGACTATCCGAATCACCAAGCCGTCGCGGCGCAGCTGGGCCTTCCAGTTCCTCAAGAGGGCGAGAACGTCAGCATCCGCATTGTAGAAGCCAAGCCACATCACGAAGGACAGCCTCGCGTGTTGCTTGAGGGCCGCCACTGGGTCAAAGCCACTCCCGATGACCCAGAAGAACGAGCCCCCCTGCTGCCAGAGACAAAGAAGAAGCCGGGAACGGACGACTGA
- a CDS encoding very short patch repair endonuclease translates to MQGPTNEAIGEPWIPPEGSWASSAARRRNMQAIRSRDTKPERLVRSLLHAQGLRYRVAAKPLPDLRRTADIVFRPAKVAVFIDGCYWHGCPDHYVPPKTNSGYWSDKVARNMARDRDTDEQLRAAGWTVLRFWEHDPADDCAVKIAATVSRLRKPRNG, encoded by the coding sequence ATGCAAGGACCTACGAACGAAGCGATTGGCGAGCCGTGGATTCCGCCTGAAGGATCCTGGGCATCGTCTGCTGCCCGACGTCGCAATATGCAAGCCATCCGCAGTCGTGACACGAAGCCGGAGCGCTTGGTAAGAAGTCTGCTTCACGCTCAGGGGTTGCGGTACCGAGTGGCTGCCAAGCCACTACCGGACCTTCGGCGGACGGCTGACATCGTCTTTCGCCCTGCGAAGGTCGCCGTGTTCATCGACGGCTGCTACTGGCACGGCTGCCCCGACCACTACGTGCCGCCCAAGACCAACTCTGGCTACTGGTCAGACAAGGTCGCCCGGAACATGGCTCGTGACCGGGACACAGACGAGCAGCTCCGAGCCGCCGGCTGGACCGTGCTCCGGTTCTGGGAACACGATCCTGCCGACGATTGTGCCGTGAAAATCGCAGCAACCGTCAGTCGTCTGAGGAAACCCAGGAACGGGTGA
- a CDS encoding DNA cytosine methyltransferase, with translation MTRTKDRKYTSVEICAGAGGQAVGLHNAGFKHVALIEIDKYACETLTANTESNPEWEACRVIEADLREFDPDALGLEPGVLDLLAGGVPCPPFSAAGKQLGRDDERDLFPRMLELVDHLEPKAVMIENVRGLLDPKFAEYRQDIIKRLKSMGYEKCYWDVLEAKNYGVPQLRPRAILVAMKPEYARYFEHHKPAEAKLVTVGEALEDSMRERYDAVSNDPRAETAFKNWYEKALEGVAPTVVGGSKKHGGADLGPTRAKRAWAELGVCGMGVANEPDEMKDVDRDLFAAAGPKLTVTQAALIQGFPKDWKFSGRKTAAYRQVGNAFPPPVAQAVGDQIYAAFEAAAKAKKN, from the coding sequence ATGACCCGCACGAAGGACCGCAAGTACACCTCAGTGGAGATCTGCGCTGGGGCTGGGGGGCAGGCTGTTGGGCTGCACAACGCAGGCTTCAAGCATGTGGCGCTCATTGAGATCGACAAATACGCCTGCGAGACCCTCACGGCCAACACTGAGAGCAATCCGGAGTGGGAGGCGTGCAGAGTCATTGAGGCTGACCTGCGCGAGTTCGATCCGGACGCCCTGGGTCTAGAGCCCGGAGTGTTGGATCTCCTGGCAGGTGGAGTGCCGTGCCCCCCTTTCTCGGCAGCAGGTAAGCAACTCGGTCGTGACGACGAGCGAGACCTCTTCCCGAGGATGCTGGAGCTCGTGGATCACCTTGAGCCCAAGGCTGTGATGATCGAGAACGTGCGTGGCCTGCTTGATCCAAAGTTCGCCGAGTACCGCCAGGACATCATCAAGCGTCTCAAGTCGATGGGCTACGAGAAGTGCTACTGGGACGTCCTGGAAGCCAAGAATTACGGTGTCCCGCAGCTCCGGCCGCGGGCGATCCTCGTCGCGATGAAGCCGGAGTACGCCCGCTACTTCGAGCACCACAAGCCCGCTGAGGCCAAGTTGGTCACTGTGGGTGAGGCTCTCGAAGACTCCATGAGGGAGCGGTACGACGCTGTCTCGAACGATCCCAGGGCTGAAACGGCGTTCAAGAACTGGTACGAGAAGGCACTGGAGGGTGTGGCGCCTACGGTTGTAGGCGGTTCGAAGAAGCATGGCGGTGCCGACCTTGGTCCCACGCGTGCCAAACGGGCCTGGGCGGAACTGGGCGTGTGCGGGATGGGAGTTGCCAATGAGCCGGATGAGATGAAGGACGTAGACCGTGATCTCTTCGCTGCGGCGGGTCCCAAGCTCACAGTGACCCAGGCGGCGTTGATCCAGGGCTTCCCCAAGGACTGGAAGTTCTCCGGACGCAAGACCGCGGCATACCGGCAGGTTGGCAATGCCTTCCCGCCGCCTGTGGCACAGGCCGTCGGTGACCAGATCTACGCTGCGTTCGAGGCTGCTGCCAAAGCGAAGAAGAACTGA
- a CDS encoding HNH endonuclease translates to MRIPAWAEDELVLAGALVVKNGWRELRTNDRAVQELSELIRSLPIHTPEERALPGFRSPDSVSRKTTDFMTNHRLYSGKATRCGKPTLLMIEAFTDHKAEMLQAAQALEEGIASGELHRIPPQMDEIDESGATAIEGRLLVRRALARERDPKLRSRKIEQVRRSGRPLQCEVCDFDFASTYGDLGEGYIEVHHVTPLYVSGIRETRLNDLACVCANCHRMCHRSRPGESWRTPAALRERIRKPA, encoded by the coding sequence ATGCGGATACCTGCCTGGGCTGAGGATGAACTCGTACTGGCCGGAGCCCTCGTCGTGAAGAACGGCTGGCGAGAGCTGCGGACCAATGACCGGGCGGTCCAGGAGCTGTCGGAGCTGATTCGCTCGCTTCCGATCCACACGCCGGAGGAGCGCGCCCTTCCCGGCTTCCGCTCTCCTGACAGCGTGAGCCGCAAGACCACGGACTTCATGACGAACCACAGGCTGTACTCGGGCAAGGCCACCCGCTGCGGCAAGCCCACGCTCCTCATGATCGAGGCGTTCACGGATCACAAGGCCGAGATGCTCCAGGCAGCCCAGGCCCTTGAGGAAGGCATCGCCTCGGGCGAGCTGCACCGCATTCCCCCGCAGATGGACGAGATCGACGAAAGCGGTGCCACCGCGATCGAGGGACGCCTCCTCGTCCGCCGAGCCCTTGCCCGTGAGCGGGATCCGAAGCTCCGCTCGCGGAAGATCGAACAAGTGCGGCGCAGTGGGCGTCCGCTCCAGTGCGAGGTCTGCGACTTCGACTTCGCCAGCACCTACGGGGATCTGGGCGAGGGCTACATCGAAGTGCATCACGTCACTCCCCTTTACGTCTCCGGGATCCGCGAGACCAGGCTCAACGACCTCGCATGCGTATGCGCCAACTGCCACCGCATGTGCCACAGGAGCCGTCCTGGAGAATCCTGGCGCACCCCGGCCGCCCTTCGTGAGCGGATCCGGAAGCCTGCTTAG
- a CDS encoding ATP-binding protein produces the protein MSTVSFSMCVAREGGVAMSGCEVTEPRLRSVLPFEAAAGEVRLLRRAAAKQLSRWGMPAATDEAELLVTELATNVVKHVGEGAAATLILEWRGERLRLEVHDKSRAAPSLKSAACDEECGRGLHLLATLAVDWGTVLTATGKAVWCEIPAGAGRACQRIERAVEALERYDQTGDGFALPGRGRDAGLEETAVELIADLLHWTAARGHDPDDILDQAQMHYEAEVEAA, from the coding sequence ATGAGCACGGTGAGCTTCAGTATGTGCGTGGCCAGGGAGGGAGGAGTGGCCATGTCTGGCTGCGAAGTCACCGAACCCCGACTGCGCTCTGTCCTGCCGTTCGAGGCGGCGGCAGGAGAAGTGCGCTTGTTGAGGAGAGCTGCTGCCAAGCAGCTGAGCCGGTGGGGCATGCCCGCCGCTACTGATGAGGCCGAGCTGCTTGTCACGGAACTGGCGACGAATGTCGTCAAACACGTCGGCGAAGGGGCGGCGGCGACTCTGATCCTTGAGTGGCGGGGTGAGCGGCTACGCCTCGAAGTCCACGACAAGAGCCGAGCGGCACCGTCACTCAAGTCGGCGGCATGCGACGAGGAGTGCGGACGTGGACTGCACCTGCTCGCGACGCTGGCGGTCGACTGGGGGACGGTACTGACCGCGACAGGTAAGGCGGTCTGGTGCGAGATCCCGGCCGGCGCGGGACGTGCCTGCCAGCGCATCGAGCGGGCTGTGGAGGCACTTGAGAGGTACGACCAGACCGGTGACGGATTTGCCTTGCCTGGAAGAGGACGGGATGCGGGCCTGGAGGAGACGGCGGTGGAGCTGATCGCAGACCTGCTCCACTGGACTGCCGCCCGCGGCCATGATCCGGACGACATCCTCGACCAGGCGCAGATGCACTACGAAGCCGAAGTGGAAGCGGCCTAG
- a CDS encoding helix-turn-helix domain-containing protein — protein MPERTTTRRRQLGAMMRKLRARKGLTLEEAGGLVGVSKATVSRYETQAGPVKWIVVDALCREYEATEAERKAVVGLAKDAKQQGWWSSFADSIPESMNLLLTLEDEAVRESHFSCVYVPGLLQTCAYSTALQKANEVPLEPAEIERLVDIRMKRQEILTRPKPLHLWAILDESVIRRVVGSPQIMKEQLDRLLDANESPHMTLQVLPFSKGAHAAALGSFVIIGGTEPALDVVYVDFHTGSLFLEKDEELERYRLAFEYLRAQALDMEASSAMIHRARKEL, from the coding sequence ATGCCCGAACGAACCACCACCCGCCGCCGCCAACTAGGCGCGATGATGCGCAAGTTGCGCGCCCGGAAGGGTCTGACCCTTGAGGAAGCCGGCGGGCTCGTCGGTGTGTCCAAGGCGACGGTCAGCCGGTACGAGACGCAGGCCGGGCCAGTCAAGTGGATCGTCGTCGACGCCCTGTGCCGGGAGTACGAAGCAACGGAGGCTGAGCGCAAGGCCGTTGTGGGACTGGCGAAGGATGCCAAGCAGCAAGGCTGGTGGAGTTCCTTCGCCGACTCCATTCCGGAGAGCATGAACCTGCTGCTGACGCTCGAAGACGAGGCCGTGCGCGAGAGCCACTTCTCCTGTGTCTACGTCCCTGGTCTCCTCCAGACGTGCGCCTACAGCACAGCCCTGCAGAAGGCCAACGAAGTGCCTCTGGAACCAGCGGAAATCGAGCGGCTCGTCGACATTCGCATGAAACGGCAGGAGATCCTGACCCGGCCGAAGCCGCTGCACCTGTGGGCGATCCTCGATGAGTCGGTGATCCGCCGCGTAGTTGGATCACCGCAGATCATGAAGGAGCAGCTCGACCGACTGCTCGATGCGAACGAGTCACCCCACATGACTCTTCAAGTACTGCCCTTTTCCAAGGGAGCCCACGCGGCTGCTCTGGGCAGCTTCGTCATCATCGGTGGCACAGAACCCGCCCTGGACGTGGTCTACGTCGACTTCCACACCGGCTCCCTCTTCCTGGAGAAAGACGAGGAACTGGAGCGCTACAGACTTGCGTTCGAGTACCTCCGGGCACAAGCGTTGGACATGGAGGCCTCCTCCGCCATGATCCATCGCGCCCGCAAGGAGCTGTGA
- a CDS encoding DUF397 domain-containing protein encodes MSVGYRSVAEPVWFKSSYSGGNTTECVEAAFIATGVLLRDSKHAEGPHVTVSAAAWREFLAVTC; translated from the coding sequence ATGTCGGTTGGCTATCGGTCCGTCGCCGAGCCCGTCTGGTTCAAGTCGTCGTACAGCGGCGGCAACACAACCGAGTGTGTCGAGGCCGCCTTCATAGCCACGGGCGTTCTGCTGCGAGACTCCAAGCACGCGGAAGGCCCTCATGTCACAGTGTCAGCCGCGGCATGGCGAGAGTTCTTGGCCGTCACCTGCTGA
- a CDS encoding DUF6879 family protein, whose protein sequence is MLLGGDEWRRTFDAYERDAWRFEAQPTYTMPKEADNVARFLHGEPKPADHNARWHERVHAYVTSGRTIGRVRVVRQPLTDYQRYQFAWGIPGNIAAGEDIRILDATQRDYGLPLSEIDWWRFDDTHVVHLNFRPDGTQISREMFAGDTSPYLEWKRIALAHSLPFSKYVNELG, encoded by the coding sequence ATGCTCTTGGGCGGTGACGAGTGGCGTAGGACGTTCGACGCGTATGAACGTGACGCGTGGCGGTTCGAGGCCCAGCCCACCTACACAATGCCCAAGGAAGCAGACAACGTCGCCCGCTTCCTTCACGGTGAGCCGAAGCCGGCCGACCACAATGCGCGTTGGCATGAGCGGGTGCACGCGTACGTGACTTCAGGACGCACCATCGGGCGCGTACGGGTTGTGCGGCAGCCGTTGACGGACTACCAGCGGTATCAGTTCGCATGGGGAATTCCCGGCAATATTGCGGCCGGAGAGGACATCCGCATCCTGGATGCCACGCAGCGGGACTACGGCCTTCCCCTGTCGGAAATCGACTGGTGGAGGTTCGACGATACGCACGTAGTGCATCTGAACTTCCGACCGGACGGGACTCAGATCAGCCGTGAGATGTTCGCCGGTGACACCTCCCCCTACTTGGAGTGGAAGCGCATTGCGCTGGCTCACTCGTTGCCGTTCTCCAAGTACGTGAACGAACTCGGGTGA
- a CDS encoding DUF5753 domain-containing protein → MTSSVPWQQRLSTGTEDIQDEVVRWYQQTRHGKAYVPSMIWGTLQTEAYATAILRRVVDFLEVPDDVPAGVAKRMERQQVLYDGEHHYDVVLGEQALYTNIGGPTVMRGQMERLLRDIDLPSLTLGILPSTVEMPVVPMPGFNMYDNGRAHYELVSTGVDITDPTELALHDKALAALSEAACFGDPAKDLINRALVFWRNG, encoded by the coding sequence GTGACCAGCTCGGTGCCGTGGCAACAGCGTCTGTCCACCGGAACAGAAGACATCCAGGACGAGGTGGTCCGCTGGTACCAGCAGACGCGGCACGGTAAGGCGTACGTCCCCTCCATGATCTGGGGCACGCTCCAGACCGAGGCCTACGCCACCGCGATCCTCCGCCGGGTCGTCGACTTCCTCGAAGTCCCGGACGACGTGCCCGCGGGCGTGGCCAAGCGGATGGAGCGCCAACAGGTCCTGTACGACGGCGAACACCACTACGACGTGGTCCTGGGAGAGCAGGCCCTCTACACGAACATCGGAGGGCCGACCGTGATGCGCGGGCAGATGGAGCGCCTCCTTCGCGACATCGACCTCCCGTCCCTGACCCTCGGTATTCTCCCCAGCACCGTCGAGATGCCTGTGGTCCCCATGCCCGGCTTCAACATGTACGACAACGGCCGAGCCCACTACGAACTCGTGTCGACCGGCGTGGACATCACCGACCCGACCGAACTCGCCCTTCACGACAAGGCGCTTGCTGCTCTCAGCGAGGCCGCGTGTTTCGGGGACCCGGCCAAGGATCTGATCAACAGGGCCTTGGTCTTCTGGAGGAACGGTTGA
- a CDS encoding helix-turn-helix domain-containing protein translates to MPISPSSSAQAARERVARQLRDLRRNAGLTVTELASQCGWHHAKTSRIENARTPPSPTDIRLWCSATGTAEQVPDLIAASQHAESLYREWRQRVRTGLKKLQDSYVELYRSTELLRVYSPVLVPGLLQTEGYARALLSTNARLLDVPDDAAEAAAARMQRSQIIHEPGRRFSMVVEEAVLYYQLGNSEAMAAQLGYLLTAGALPAISFGIIPMATPERTLWPQETFDVHDDTLVSVELISAEVNITQPSEIALYIKAFERLRRMAVYGAEARALILRAIEALH, encoded by the coding sequence ATGCCCATATCCCCGTCTTCCTCAGCCCAGGCCGCACGAGAGAGAGTGGCCCGGCAACTGCGCGACCTGAGGAGAAACGCCGGCCTGACGGTCACTGAGCTGGCCTCGCAATGCGGATGGCACCACGCCAAGACCTCTCGTATCGAAAACGCCCGAACTCCGCCATCGCCCACGGACATCCGTCTGTGGTGCAGCGCGACTGGCACCGCCGAGCAGGTCCCCGATCTGATCGCAGCCTCTCAACACGCGGAATCCCTCTACCGCGAGTGGCGACAGCGTGTGCGGACAGGGCTGAAGAAGCTGCAAGACAGCTATGTAGAGCTGTACCGGTCGACGGAGTTGCTGCGCGTCTACTCTCCGGTGCTGGTGCCCGGACTGCTACAGACCGAGGGGTACGCGCGAGCGCTACTGAGTACCAACGCCCGCCTTCTCGACGTTCCCGACGATGCGGCCGAGGCCGCGGCGGCACGTATGCAGCGCTCGCAGATCATCCATGAACCAGGTCGTCGCTTCTCGATGGTTGTCGAGGAGGCTGTCCTCTACTACCAGCTCGGAAACTCAGAGGCCATGGCTGCCCAGTTGGGCTACCTCCTCACCGCCGGCGCACTCCCCGCGATCTCCTTCGGCATCATCCCGATGGCGACCCCAGAGCGGACGCTGTGGCCCCAGGAGACGTTCGACGTACACGACGACACCCTTGTGTCCGTCGAGTTGATCTCCGCGGAGGTGAACATCACTCAGCCTTCCGAGATCGCCTTGTACATCAAGGCTTTCGAACGGCTGCGGCGCATGGCCGTCTACGGTGCCGAGGCACGAGCTCTGATCCTCAGGGCCATCGAGGCGTTGCACTGA
- a CDS encoding DUF6879 family protein: MPQNVPSFDELMETAQHSAVHLEMRDQYSVGDEVGDFETWLRTGSRDSDPASEYWAPWVDMISRAVARGVAVRRARIVSEPVTDYIRYEHAGAVVNVAAGEQVRWLPRRRAVDLLLPGADLWIFDGTQVLFNHFSGAGDWADPPMEMRSEPELVKQCSDAFEAIWERGVPHSEYAIH, translated from the coding sequence ATGCCGCAGAACGTACCCAGCTTTGACGAGCTCATGGAAACGGCACAGCACTCGGCCGTACACCTCGAAATGCGGGACCAGTACTCCGTCGGCGATGAGGTCGGCGACTTCGAGACCTGGCTGCGTACGGGTTCGCGGGACTCCGATCCCGCCTCGGAGTACTGGGCACCCTGGGTCGACATGATCTCCCGAGCGGTCGCCCGCGGGGTCGCCGTACGGCGAGCACGCATCGTTTCCGAACCGGTCACCGACTACATCCGCTACGAGCACGCGGGAGCCGTCGTCAACGTCGCCGCCGGAGAACAGGTGCGGTGGCTGCCCCGCCGACGAGCAGTGGACCTGCTGCTGCCGGGCGCTGATCTGTGGATCTTCGATGGGACGCAGGTCCTCTTCAACCATTTCAGCGGAGCGGGAGACTGGGCCGACCCTCCTATGGAGATGCGCAGCGAACCCGAACTCGTCAAGCAGTGCTCGGATGCGTTCGAGGCGATCTGGGAACGCGGCGTCCCACACAGCGAGTACGCGATCCACTGA
- the tgmA gene encoding putative ATP-grasp-modified RiPP, whose product MTAVTPETTPFAMRFAARQTSTAPDTDGVTYDPTLQIALTAVGNPWADLMANDTSSNTNSDSQNDEGTDLW is encoded by the coding sequence ATGACAGCCGTAACCCCCGAAACGACACCGTTCGCCATGCGGTTCGCCGCGCGGCAGACCAGCACGGCTCCGGACACGGACGGCGTGACCTACGACCCAACGTTGCAAATCGCCTTGACGGCGGTCGGCAACCCCTGGGCCGATCTCATGGCCAACGACACGAGCAGCAACACCAACAGCGACAGCCAGAACGACGAAGGAACGGATCTCTGGTGA
- the tgmB gene encoding ATP-grasp ribosomal peptide maturase yields the protein MTVAAEGSVLVLTNRLDATADSVVSWLNDRGVPVFRCDTAEFPQELTLSATLKDGWNGVLDNGVRRLDLSDVRAVYYRRPEEFRLPGGMSEAERRFAAAQSRAGFLGVVASLPCLWINHPAREQQANYKPWQLRAAEELGLNPPRSIVTNDPVSGRKFAADVGAPIITKSLGSPVDTVVVEPDEFDDSVRLCAHLFQEWVDKAHEVRLTVVGSRFFAVEIHAGSDAARVDWRTDYGSLTYRPTVVPEAVRLRVKAFMRQFQLTFGAFDFVVTPEGAWRFLEVNANGQWHWIEQETGMPIARSIAELLEKGTANGSR from the coding sequence GTGACGGTTGCCGCCGAGGGGTCGGTGTTGGTCCTCACGAACCGGCTCGACGCAACCGCGGATTCGGTGGTGTCGTGGTTGAACGACCGCGGGGTGCCTGTCTTCCGCTGCGACACGGCGGAGTTCCCCCAGGAACTCACGCTGTCCGCCACACTCAAGGACGGTTGGAACGGCGTTCTCGACAACGGAGTTCGCCGGCTCGACCTCTCCGATGTGAGAGCGGTCTACTACCGCAGGCCCGAGGAGTTCCGGCTGCCCGGCGGCATGTCCGAGGCTGAGCGCCGGTTCGCTGCCGCACAGTCGCGGGCGGGCTTCCTCGGGGTGGTCGCCTCCCTTCCCTGCTTGTGGATCAACCATCCCGCGCGGGAGCAGCAGGCGAACTACAAGCCGTGGCAGCTCAGAGCCGCTGAGGAGCTCGGACTCAATCCGCCCCGGTCGATCGTGACCAACGACCCGGTATCCGGACGCAAGTTCGCTGCCGATGTCGGCGCTCCCATCATCACGAAGTCTCTGGGATCCCCGGTGGACACGGTGGTCGTCGAACCGGACGAGTTCGATGACTCGGTCCGCCTCTGTGCTCATCTCTTCCAGGAGTGGGTGGACAAGGCGCACGAGGTACGGCTGACAGTGGTCGGATCGCGCTTCTTCGCGGTGGAGATCCACGCCGGGTCGGACGCGGCTCGGGTCGACTGGCGGACCGACTACGGCAGCCTCACCTATCGCCCGACAGTTGTCCCAGAAGCCGTGCGCTTGCGAGTGAAGGCCTTCATGCGCCAATTCCAGCTCACCTTCGGCGCGTTCGACTTCGTCGTCACACCCGAGGGGGCATGGCGGTTCCTAGAGGTGAACGCCAACGGTCAGTGGCACTGGATCGAGCAGGAGACAGGCATGCCCATCGCCCGCAGCATCGCCGAACTACTGGAGAAGGGCACAGCGAATGGCAGCCGGTGA